CATCGGAGAGTTTGGTGAGAGGGAATTTCTCCAGTTGTAGAATATCGGCTCCCATACTGGCAAATTTCAACGCCTGAGCGATGTCTTCGGCTTCCATGACGATCTTTTTCTCGGGGTTCGATTTTTTGGTTTTATTGAGCGCTTCTGCGAATGCTTCATCTGCCGGAAAAAAGACGCGGTGGTAGTCGAAGATGAGGATGCTTTCTGAGAGTCCCAAACGGTGAGCGACACCGCCACCCGATTCGACGGCTTTGATCGCAATCTTTTTTGTAAACGGGGTCGTTTTGCGGGTAGTGGCGACGACGATATCGGGGTTGATCGAACGGGCTAAGAGGACCGCTTCGCGGGTATAGGTGGCGATACCGCTGGCGTAGTCGATCAGGTTTTGGACAGACTTCCAGATGCGGTGGATGTTTCCCGCTTCGCCGTGGGCTTCGAGAAAGACGCTTTTAGGGGGGATAAGGGTTCCGGATTTCACAAATCCGTCGATCTCCAAACCATACAATCCGCACAGGCGTACGGCCTCTTCCATGCAGGAGACGACGAGAGGGCGTTCACGGGTGGCAAAGGTGATGCGGGCACGCTGCTCACCGATCCCGAGCGATGCGGTTGTCAGATCGCCGTAGGGGACGTCTTCGCTCAAAAATGCTTCAAGTTCATGGTCATTGAGGATAATCATACCGATGTCTCCCATCCGATAAATGCCCAGTTGACGGCACGTGGAGGACGCTTTTGTCCAACGATCACCTCACGGTAATATTCGCGTGCTTTGAGTTTTTGCTCTTCGCTCAGCTCGTGTACGCTCCAGATCAACGATTCGACGAATTCATCTTCGGTGTTGCTTCGGACACTGCCTCTGCCTGTTTCGATGTAATCGACGCGGGGGAGATAGCCTTGTGAATAGAGGAGGATAGGGATGTACCAATAGTCGGGTTTGGTTTTGACCTTTTTGCCGATGTAATCGAGGATGCTCATGTCGACGAAACTCCCTCCTACTTTGTAGGTGAGATAGCACCGTTTACGCGCATGCGCAGACATTTTGGAGAGGGCGGCATCGACGTCGGAGACCTCCATGGATCGGGAAGCGACAACGATATCGATCTGCGGCAACCGGCTCCAGTCATCTTCCCATCCGATATGATATGTTTTAATATTAGTGACCCCTTCGCGCGCGGCGTAGGCTTTCAGCTCTTCGAGCATTTGTGCGGAGAAGTCGATAGCAATGACCTCTTTGACCCGTTTTGCCAGCGGGATGGCCAATGTTCCCGGCCCGCATCCAATATCGAGAACGACCTCGTCACCGCTAATGTTCATGCGGGAAATAAAGTCGTCGACATACGGGCTGTTGATGACGGATGCCGCCATATCGGCAGATTTTTCGTCCCAGTCACTGCTGGTTTTGCCTTTGAAATCGGTAGTGGCTTT
This genomic window from Sulfuricurvum sp. contains:
- a CDS encoding class I SAM-dependent methyltransferase; translation: MFLEPIDFAAMYKEHKATTDFKGKTSSDWDEKSADMAASVINSPYVDDFISRMNISGDEVVLDIGCGPGTLAIPLAKRVKEVIAIDFSAQMLEELKAYAAREGVTNIKTYHIGWEDDWSRLPQIDIVVASRSMEVSDVDAALSKMSAHARKRCYLTYKVGGSFVDMSILDYIGKKVKTKPDYWYIPILLYSQGYLPRVDYIETGRGSVRSNTEDEFVESLIWSVHELSEEQKLKAREYYREVIVGQKRPPRAVNWAFIGWETSV
- the modD gene encoding ModD protein, producing the protein MIILNDHELEAFLSEDVPYGDLTTASLGIGEQRARITFATRERPLVVSCMEEAVRLCGLYGLEIDGFVKSGTLIPPKSVFLEAHGEAGNIHRIWKSVQNLIDYASGIATYTREAVLLARSINPDIVVATTRKTTPFTKKIAIKAVESGGGVAHRLGLSESILIFDYHRVFFPADEAFAEALNKTKKSNPEKKIVMEAEDIAQALKFASMGADILQLEKFPLTKLSDAVRILRADYPHITLIATGGISTKNIAEYASTGVDMIVTSSPYNAQPADIKVKIEPL